A window from Mya arenaria isolate MELC-2E11 chromosome 9, ASM2691426v1 encodes these proteins:
- the LOC128202868 gene encoding uncharacterized protein LOC128202868, producing the protein MCVYFVSATSVLCVFTLCLPRVCYVCLLCVNFVCVRCVYLLCVCHECAMCVYFVSATSVLCVFTLCELCMCTLCVFTLCLPRVCYVCLLCCAMCVYFVCIYFVSATSVLCVFTLCIFTLCLPRVCYVCLLCSGDAMRTPFRFIITKPLKNENDEY; encoded by the exons ATGTGTGTTTACTTTGTGTCTGCCACGAGTGTGCTATGTGTGTTTACTTTGTGTCTGCCACGAGTGTGCTATGTGTGTTTACTTTGTGTGAACTTTGtatgtgtacgttgtgtgtATTTACTTTGTGTCTGCCACGAGTGTGCTATGTGTGTTTACTTTGTGTCTGCCACGAGTGTACTATGTGTGTTTACTTTGTGTGAACTTTGtatgtgtacgttgtgtgtATTTACTTTGTGTCTGCCACGAGTGTGCTATGTGTGTTTACTTTGT TGTGCTATGTGTGTTTACTTTGTGTGTATTTACTTTGTGTCTGCCACGAGTGTGCTATGTGTGTTTACTTTGTGTATATTTACTTTGTGTCTGCCACGAGTGTGCTATGTGTGTTTACTTTGT AGCGGTGATGCTATGCGTACACCATTTAGATTTATCATTACCAAACCTCTGAAGAATGAGAATGATGAATACTAG